TTGGCCATGGGGAACTTTTCGCGCAAAGCCTTGGCCACGGGCTCAAGATTGCCTGCATCGAAGGCCACGGCAACGGGCTTGCACGTGGCCATGTGCAGGCTAACACCGGTAATGTATCCCTCGGTAAGAAGGATTTCCCCTTGCTCCAGCTTCTTTTCAGGGTCGATCAGGAAGAAGCAGCCCTTCTTTTCGCCGCTTGCCTGGAAACGCTTTTCACCGTCCCAGTCAATTTCCTGGACGTTCCGCAGAACGCCGTCGGCATTGAGAAGAGGAACCAGAAGAAGCATGCCGTCAGAGGATTCCTTGATGTCCCCAAGAGGCGGCACACCCTTGCTGAGAAGATAGGGGTTATTGATGGCCACCATGGGCCGGATGGGCGGTAGAGCCGCAAAATCCTGCTCACACCTCCGTGCCACGTCGTCTTGGAGCGCCTGGCGCTGACGCTCACGTTGCTGGCTACGCTGTTCAGCCTCCAGCTTCAGGGCTACTCTCTGTTCTTCTGTCAGCGTATGCCCTGTGGCCTTCCACTTGGTTTTTTCACCGGTCAGGTAGTTTTGATACCATCCTGCAGGACGGCCATCGAGGAAGCCTTGATAAGCCCCGTCGCGCGCCTGAGGTTTGCCGCCAAAAACTGGGACGCGGTGAATCTTGCCATCCATGACAGGGAGTTGGCCTTTGAGGTCAATCCCAGCATCGCGGAGCGCCTGAGCGAATTCAGAGAGAGGGTCTATGGTCTTGGCCTGGCTGGGAGCCTTGTCAGGGAACCAGGCTTTCAGCTTGGCCAGGTCGAGACCTTCCGGCGCGAACCAGAGTTTGGCCTCGGCGTCCCATTTGGCACCAGCAGCCTTGGCCAGGTTCTTTTCACGGAAGGGTACGGCCAGGAACACCTTCCCGGTGGCCGGTTGGGATGGCGCGGCGGGTTCCTTGGAGGGCTCGACATCACGGGCCATGGTGGTCGCTGCACCATCCCGAGACAGTTCCAAGGCATTCTTGAGAGCGGCAAAGGCATCGGCACGGGTGGGGAAGAATTTGTCCTTGAACTGCGCCAGGAGGCCATC
The Desulfovibrio sp. DNA segment above includes these coding regions:
- a CDS encoding toprim domain-containing protein, producing the protein MEQKQELSKGQELASSNHTLPEGWSESRPGGLATNKDLVTGGIVDMVMQSKPEEWFAIPNNDGLLAQFKDKFFPTRADAFAALKNALELSRDGAATTMARDVEPSKEPAAPSQPATGKVFLAVPFREKNLAKAAGAKWDAEAKLWFAPEGLDLAKLKAWFPDKAPSQAKTIDPLSEFAQALRDAGIDLKGQLPVMDGKIHRVPVFGGKPQARDGAYQGFLDGRPAGWYQNYLTGEKTKWKATGHTLTEEQRVALKLEAEQRSQQRERQRQALQDDVARRCEQDFAALPPIRPMVAINNPYLLSKGVPPLGDIKESSDGMLLLVPLLNADGVLRNVQEIDWDGEKRFQASGEKKGCFFLIDPEKKLEQGEILLTEGYITGVSLHMATCKPVAVAFDAGNLEPVAKALREKFPMAKIAICADNDHAREHGNIGVEKAQQAAQAIGGCVVVPAFTKEEMSARLTDWNDLHKSRGLDEVTSQIATGLTKEKCRGMVR